In a genomic window of Aeromicrobium panaciterrae:
- a CDS encoding PhoH family protein, with protein MAAKKSTSPDRRTYVLDTSVLLADPNAVNRFHEHEVVIPVVVITELEGKRHDPELGYFARSALRFLDDLRVQHGTLDKPLPIGDEGGTIRVELNHTDSSSLPSGFRLGDNDTRILSVAKNLADEGCIVTIVSKDLPMRVKASAVGLVAEEYRAELALESGWTGMREIEVESVDLDTLYETGILELDEARELPCHTGLVLVSDKGSGLGRMTADKQIQLVRGDRDAFGIHGRSAEQRVALDLLLDPEIGIVSLGGRAGTGKSAMALCAGLEATMERGQHKKVVIFRPLYAVGGQELGYLPGSESEKMGPWGQAVFDTLGAVAAPAVIEEILDRGMLEVLPLTHIRGRSLHDSFVIVDEAQSLERNVLLTVLSRIGANSKVVLTHDVAQRDNLRVGRHDGVVAVVEKLKGHPLFAHVTLTRSERSPVAALVTEMLEDVTL; from the coding sequence GTGGCTGCTAAGAAGAGCACGAGCCCGGACCGCCGCACGTACGTCCTGGACACCAGTGTCCTGTTGGCGGACCCCAATGCGGTCAATCGTTTCCATGAGCACGAAGTGGTCATACCCGTCGTGGTGATCACCGAGCTCGAAGGCAAACGGCACGACCCGGAACTCGGCTACTTCGCCCGCAGCGCGCTGCGCTTCCTCGACGATCTGCGCGTCCAACACGGAACGCTCGACAAGCCGTTGCCGATCGGTGACGAAGGCGGAACGATCCGCGTCGAGCTCAACCACACTGATTCCTCATCGCTGCCGTCCGGCTTCCGCCTCGGCGACAACGACACACGGATCCTCTCCGTCGCCAAGAACCTCGCTGACGAGGGCTGCATTGTCACGATCGTGTCCAAGGACCTGCCGATGCGCGTCAAGGCATCGGCCGTGGGCCTGGTTGCGGAGGAATACCGCGCCGAGCTCGCTCTCGAGTCTGGCTGGACCGGAATGCGCGAGATCGAGGTCGAGAGCGTCGACCTCGACACGTTGTACGAGACCGGCATCCTTGAACTTGATGAGGCACGCGAACTGCCGTGTCACACCGGCCTCGTTCTCGTCTCCGACAAGGGCAGCGGCCTCGGTCGGATGACGGCTGACAAGCAGATCCAGCTCGTACGCGGCGATCGCGATGCGTTCGGCATCCATGGCCGCTCGGCCGAGCAGCGTGTTGCTCTCGACCTGCTGCTTGATCCCGAGATCGGGATCGTGTCTCTCGGCGGTCGAGCCGGCACCGGCAAGTCCGCCATGGCTCTCTGCGCAGGGCTTGAAGCAACGATGGAACGCGGTCAGCACAAGAAGGTCGTCATCTTCCGACCCCTGTACGCGGTGGGCGGCCAAGAGCTTGGCTACCTCCCGGGAAGCGAGTCCGAGAAGATGGGGCCGTGGGGCCAGGCTGTCTTCGACACGCTCGGCGCCGTCGCCGCGCCGGCCGTCATCGAGGAGATCCTCGACCGCGGAATGCTCGAAGTGCTCCCGTTGACTCACATCCGCGGCCGTTCGTTGCACGACTCTTTCGTCATCGTCGACGAAGCACAGTCGCTGGAGCGCAATGTGCTCCTGACGGTGCTCTCGCGAATCGGTGCCAACTCCAAGGTCGTGCTCACCCACGATGTGGCTCAGCGCGACAACCTTCGAGTCGGTCGCCACGACGGTGTCGTCGCGGTGGTCGAGAAGCTCAAGGGTCACCCGCTCTTTGCCCATGTCACGCTGACTCGCTCCGAGCGCTCGCCGGTCGCCGCTTTGGTGACCGAAATGCTCGAAGACGTCACTCTCTGA
- a CDS encoding sugar ABC transporter permease: MKFVKKPAFVRMPSVKKPAGLKMPAFSLPAGPRSLAGWTWLAPAMVVLLAITAWPIGRALWLSMSSYSLTNPEARKSVVFDNYAEILTNKTWWFAIATSLIIVVLVVAVQLALGFAFALVLRRLSILWPVTRVLVLLPFALASFVTAVVWRDAATTGFLASWFRLDSVGQLDQLAAVSLGEIWRGTGIVAVILLAGLTQVSSRLHAAAVADGATGWQRLQRVILPVMGPAFAVATAYRALDAFRAIEGPLLVDEPGADVHTAPQLIWDTTFSSFELGLGAAMSVVLLAITAVLGVLLVQLFRVRRVV; this comes from the coding sequence GTGAAGTTCGTGAAGAAGCCGGCTTTCGTGAGAATGCCGAGCGTGAAGAAGCCAGCTGGCCTGAAGATGCCGGCGTTCAGTCTGCCGGCAGGGCCGAGGTCGTTGGCGGGATGGACGTGGCTCGCGCCGGCAATGGTGGTGCTCCTCGCGATCACTGCCTGGCCCATTGGACGTGCCCTGTGGCTGTCGATGTCGTCGTACTCGCTCACCAACCCCGAAGCGCGAAAGTCCGTGGTATTCGACAACTACGCGGAGATCCTGACCAACAAGACCTGGTGGTTCGCCATTGCGACGAGCCTCATCATCGTGGTCCTGGTTGTCGCAGTGCAGCTGGCACTCGGTTTCGCGTTCGCCCTGGTCCTGCGTCGCCTGTCGATTCTCTGGCCTGTCACTCGCGTGCTGGTGCTGCTGCCGTTCGCCCTGGCCTCCTTCGTCACCGCCGTTGTCTGGCGCGACGCGGCGACCACGGGATTCCTCGCGAGCTGGTTCCGGCTCGACAGCGTGGGCCAGCTCGACCAGCTCGCGGCGGTCAGTCTGGGCGAGATCTGGCGCGGTACGGGGATCGTCGCGGTCATCCTCCTGGCGGGCCTCACCCAGGTATCAAGCCGGCTGCACGCAGCCGCAGTCGCCGACGGTGCAACCGGCTGGCAACGCTTGCAGCGCGTGATCCTTCCGGTCATGGGACCCGCGTTCGCCGTGGCAACCGCCTATCGCGCCTTGGACGCCTTCCGTGCCATCGAGGGCCCCTTGCTCGTGGATGAGCCGGGTGCCGACGTTCATACGGCTCCCCAGCTCATCTGGGACACCACGTTCTCGTCCTTTGAGCTCGGACTCGGCGCTGCGATGTCGGTCGTGCTGCTCGCCATCACCGCGGTGCTCGGTGTGCTCCTCGTACAGCTGTTCCGCGTGAGGAGGGTCGTATGA
- a CDS encoding extracellular solute-binding protein has protein sequence MSVRGRRTAAFGLVFALLAACGGNAKPESTVTLNWYVGPDRIDAQALATSCNTADYRIVVQELPRDVDDRHQTLVRRLVAKDTSIDLLSLDSAFTAEFAEAQFLAPVPEDLIPIYSKDIVPAALQAATYEEALVVAPWWFDPQLLWYRGNIAERAGLDTTKAVTWDALIAGAQRLGVTVQFDDQDGSGLSEWVNALIAGSDGELIAGTGRNAKVGLDSDAGRSAAGVVKFYNEAKVGPGPSRSALEAFAAPNGGFLLAPSSVISDPAVAGVAADMGWAPYPMTGTTSVSPLAGVGLSVPLYAPHTDLSYKAISCLTAPSVMRAIMSSAGHSSSRITTYDDPALGTTFPMAQVAKAAVTSGRAVPTTPYWNLVRRAIDDSWLPLAGVNDETPKSSQRMAAASLRGDLP, from the coding sequence GTGAGCGTTCGAGGGAGACGAACCGCGGCCTTCGGCCTCGTGTTTGCCCTGCTCGCAGCATGTGGCGGCAACGCGAAGCCGGAGTCCACGGTCACGCTCAATTGGTATGTCGGCCCGGATCGGATCGACGCTCAGGCGTTGGCGACGTCGTGCAACACCGCTGACTACCGGATTGTCGTCCAGGAACTGCCGAGGGACGTCGACGACCGGCACCAGACTCTCGTACGACGGCTGGTCGCCAAGGACACCTCAATCGACCTTTTGAGCCTTGATTCTGCATTCACGGCGGAGTTCGCCGAGGCGCAGTTCCTGGCGCCTGTTCCCGAGGACCTGATCCCGATCTACAGCAAGGACATCGTGCCTGCCGCCCTTCAGGCTGCTACGTACGAGGAGGCGCTCGTGGTCGCGCCCTGGTGGTTCGACCCGCAACTCCTTTGGTACCGCGGCAACATCGCCGAGCGGGCTGGCCTCGACACGACCAAGGCAGTGACCTGGGACGCGCTGATCGCCGGCGCCCAGCGCCTGGGAGTCACAGTGCAGTTTGACGACCAAGACGGGTCGGGGCTCAGCGAGTGGGTCAACGCCCTCATTGCGGGCAGCGACGGAGAGCTCATCGCCGGTACGGGTCGCAACGCCAAGGTCGGCCTAGATTCTGACGCAGGCCGCTCGGCCGCTGGCGTCGTGAAGTTCTACAACGAAGCCAAAGTCGGACCCGGTCCTTCGCGCAGTGCTCTCGAAGCCTTTGCGGCCCCAAATGGTGGCTTCCTCCTGGCACCCAGCTCGGTCATCTCCGATCCCGCCGTCGCCGGAGTTGCGGCAGACATGGGCTGGGCGCCGTACCCGATGACGGGCACGACGAGCGTCTCGCCGTTGGCCGGAGTCGGGCTCTCCGTGCCGTTGTACGCACCGCATACCGATCTCTCCTACAAAGCCATCTCGTGCCTGACCGCTCCTTCGGTCATGCGGGCGATCATGAGCAGCGCGGGCCACAGCTCGAGCCGAATCACGACGTACGACGATCCGGCCCTGGGCACGACCTTCCCGATGGCGCAGGTGGCCAAGGCAGCCGTGACGTCAGGTCGCGCCGTACCCACAACGCCTTACTGGAATCTCGTTCGACGTGCGATCGATGACTCCTGGCTACCGTTGGCCGGCGTCAACGACGAGACCCCCAAGAGCTCTCAACGGATGGCCGCTGCGAGCCTGCGAGGTGATCTCCCGTGA
- a CDS encoding ABC transporter ATP-binding protein has translation MTSIELRNLTVAGRGARPLLDDVSITVPSGSTLAIIGPSGAGKSLLLRVLVGLEDQSFGEILLDGVDVTKANPRTRDLSMVFQDYSLHPQLDAFDNLAFSSTLRREKSVQRFRRGTLDKRAISDRVNSVSEFLALTDLLELKPADLDEAQRQRVALGRALVRDAAAYLFDDPFSKQAPRSRPHVRSVTSQWQTEAGRTSIFTTSDIAEALTLADRVAVLHQGFVHQVGTPRELYEAPKDMFVAGFLGSPPMNLVPARPSGSQLVMPLATMYLDDELAKRIGDRDLVVVGIRPEDCQESSSPAAATVTDKVEFTTRIDDVEWQGSTQLAYLGYDTDPEVEARLSEVEDLLDFDLFQSFVVAELAAESTLKAGMSIRVVIPRSKINVFDPETGENLSLPQD, from the coding sequence ATGACGTCGATCGAGCTCCGCAATCTGACAGTGGCTGGCCGTGGTGCCCGCCCGCTGCTCGACGACGTCAGCATCACCGTCCCGTCGGGCTCGACGTTGGCGATCATCGGGCCCTCAGGCGCAGGCAAGAGTCTGCTGTTGCGCGTGCTGGTCGGACTCGAAGATCAGTCGTTCGGCGAGATCCTGCTGGACGGTGTCGACGTCACCAAGGCCAACCCGCGAACCCGTGACCTGTCCATGGTGTTTCAGGACTATTCGCTCCATCCGCAGCTCGACGCGTTCGACAATCTCGCATTCTCGTCGACTCTGAGACGCGAGAAGTCAGTGCAGAGGTTCCGTCGCGGCACCCTCGACAAGAGGGCCATCTCGGACCGGGTCAACTCCGTCAGCGAGTTCCTGGCACTGACTGACCTGCTTGAGCTCAAGCCCGCCGATCTTGATGAGGCGCAGCGCCAGCGCGTTGCCCTCGGACGTGCTCTCGTACGCGATGCGGCTGCGTACCTGTTCGACGACCCGTTCTCCAAGCAGGCGCCTCGCTCGCGCCCGCACGTACGTTCTGTGACGTCGCAGTGGCAGACCGAGGCGGGCCGTACGTCGATCTTCACGACGTCGGACATCGCTGAGGCGCTGACCCTCGCGGATCGCGTTGCCGTTCTGCACCAGGGGTTTGTGCACCAAGTTGGCACTCCGCGCGAGCTCTACGAAGCGCCTAAGGACATGTTCGTAGCCGGATTCCTCGGCTCGCCGCCGATGAACCTCGTGCCGGCCCGGCCGAGCGGAAGTCAGCTGGTCATGCCGCTGGCGACGATGTATCTCGACGACGAGCTGGCCAAGCGAATCGGCGACCGCGACCTTGTGGTCGTGGGCATCCGCCCGGAGGACTGCCAGGAGTCGTCGAGCCCGGCAGCCGCAACCGTCACCGACAAGGTCGAGTTCACCACCCGTATCGACGACGTCGAGTGGCAAGGCAGCACCCAGCTCGCGTACCTCGGCTATGACACCGATCCAGAGGTCGAAGCGCGCTTGAGCGAAGTCGAGGATCTGCTGGACTTCGACCTGTTCCAGAGCTTCGTCGTCGCTGAGCTTGCGGCGGAGAGCACGCTGAAGGCCGGTATGTCGATCCGCGTCGTGATCCCGCGATCGAAGATCAACGTGTTCGATCCTGAGACGGGCGAAAACCTCTCGCTCCCCCAAGACTGA